A single genomic interval of Labrus bergylta chromosome 18, fLabBer1.1, whole genome shotgun sequence harbors:
- the setd3 gene encoding actin-histidine N-methyltransferase, protein MGKKSRVKTQKSGSGGASAAVSPKEMMNLISELLQKCSSAASSGKEWEEYVQIRGLVEKIRKKQKGLSVVFDGSREEYFSDLMAWAQENGGPSEGFCVSDFGSEGYGLKATRDIKAEELFLWVPRKMLMTVESAQNSVLGPLHSQDRILQAMENVTLAFHLLCERADPSSPWMPYIHSLPQEYDTPLYFQQEEVQLLLGTQAIQDVLSQYKNTARQYAYFYKLLQTHPAASKLPLKDSFTFDDYRWAVSSVMTRQNQIPTEDGGRLILALIPLWDMCNHTNGLITTGYNLEDDRCECVALQDYKENEQIYIFYGTRSNAEFVIHNGFFFQDNAHDRVKIKLGVSKSERLFAMKAEVLSRAGIPASSTFALHCNEPPISAQLLAFLRVFCMTEEELKDYLLGEGAVGKIFTLGNSEFPVSWDNEIKLWTFLETRAALLLKTYKTTSEEDRSLLEKPDLSLHSRLAIQLRLAEKQILERALASGRAKRLHFEKKLEEDAPLPRYEESDIALLENSQSKLPIILRQLEEVEEGQEVPEEEEEEHSLLLNGQKEAYGVKEEANGEETQEEVRGDVDLDSMEKGQRESVELTASRTEDKTEE, encoded by the exons ATGGGTAAAAAGAGTCGAGTCAAGACTCAGAAGTCTGGTTCAGGAGGAGCCAGCGCCGCCGTTTCTCCTAAAGAGATGATGAACCTGatctctgagctgctgcaga AATGCAGCAGTGCAGCCTCCTCTGGTAAAGAGTGGGAGGAGTATGTCCAGATCCGAGGCCTGGTGGAGAAAATCCGCAAGAAACAGAAAG GCCTGTCGGTGGTGTTCGACGGCAGCAGAGAGGAGTATTTCTCAGACCTGATGGCGTGGGCTCAGGAGAACGGAGGACCCTCTGAAGGATTCTGTGTCTCAGACTTTGGATCAGAGGGGTACGGACTGAAGGCCACCAGAGACATCAAG gcaGAGGAGCTGTTCCTGTGGGTTCCCAGGAAGATGCTGATGACGGTGGAGTCTGCTCAGAACTCCGTGCTGG GTCCTCTGCACAGTCAGGACAGGATCCTGCAGGCGATGGAGAACGTGACGTTGGCGTTCCACCTGCTGTGCGAGCGCGCTGACCCGTCTTCACCGTGGATGCCGTACATCCACAGTCTCCCTCAGGAGTACGACACACCGCTCTACTTTCAGCAGGAGGAGgtgcagctgctgctgggaACTCAGGCCATCCAGGACGTCTTGAGCCAGTACAAGAACACCGCGAGACAATATGCGTACTTCTACAAACTGCTGCAG actcatcctgctGCCAGCAAACTGCCTCTGAAGGACAGCTTCACCTTTGATGACTACAG GTGGGCGGTGTCCTCCGTGATGACCCGTCAGAACCAGATCCCGACTGAGGATGGCGGCAGGCTCATTCTGGCCCTGATCCCCCTCTGGGACATGTGCAACCACACCAACGGACTG ATCACTACGGGATATAACCTGGAGGACGATCGCTGCGAGTGTGTCGCTCTGCAGGACTACAAGGAGAACGAACAG ATCTACATCTTCTACGGCACGAGATCGAACGCAGAGTTTGTGATCCACAACGGGTTCTTCTTCCAGGATAACGCTCACGACAGAGTGAAGATCAAACTGGGCGTGAGCAAGAGCGAGCGCCTGTTCGCCATGAAGGCCGAGGTGCTCTCCAGAGCAGGGATACCTGC gtcTTCTACTTTTGCTCTACACTGTAATGAACCTCCGATCTCTGCTCAGCTGCTCGCCTTTCTCCGAGTCTTCTGTATGACCGAGG AGGAGCTGAAGGACTACCTGCTGGGGGAGGGGGCCGTCGGTAAGATCTTCACTCTCGGAAACAGCGAGTTCCCCGTCAGCTGGGACAACGAGATCAAACTGTGGACTTTCCTCGAGACGAGAGCCGCTCTGCTGCTCAAGACCTACAAGACCACATCAGAG GAGGACCGCTCCCTTCTGGAGAAGCCGGATTTGTCGCTGCACTCTCGCCTGGCAATCCAGCTGCGTCTGGCAGAGAAGCAGATCCTGGAGAGGGCGCTGGCCAGCGGACGAGCTAAACGTCTTCACTTTGAGAAGAAGCTGGAGGAGGACGCTCCTCTGCCTCGCTACGAGGAGAGCGACATCGCTCTGCTGGAGAACTCCCAGTCAAAGCTCCCCATCATCCTGCGTCagctggaggaggtggaggaggggcagGAGGTtcccgaggaggaggaggaggagcacagCCTCCTGCTGAACGGGCAGAAGGAGGCGTACGGCGTGAAGGAGGAGGCGAACGGAGAGGAGACGCAGGAGGAGGTCAGAGGAGACGTAGATCTGGACTCTATGGAGAAAGGTCAAAGGGAGTCGGTGGAGCTGACAGCAAGCCGGACTGAAGACAAGACTGAGGAGTGA
- the LOC110000023 gene encoding cyclin-K-like — MNPRVQRMRTSAQNNSTQQHRWSVQVNVVFLKPELQNPPLASGPAPPQDEPVPDTLELLRPLLYWDRKDPAGLDHIKPCWYWDKKDLVHTPSQAEGLDPATEARYRREGARFIFDAGTRLGLHYDTLATGIVYFHRFYMFHSFKQFPRYVTGGCCLFLAGKVEETPKKCKDIIKTARGLLNDVQFAQFGDDPKEEVMVLERILLQTIKFDLQVEHPYQFLLRYAKQLKGDKNKVQKLVQMAWTFVNDSLYTMVALQWEPQIIAVAVMYLAGRLSKFDLQEWTSKQTNRRWWEQFVHDVPVEVLEDICHQILDLYSQAKQQIPDGGMSAGDTPLPPSILSPSVPPPTKKTSPQTSPRPPRPAQPSPKEDNKVIKLTNPELPPPPPPPPPPPPVSMNTDLKPPSSYPPAPEPPSKPPPPPLPHCPPPPPPPPKDLPPPSSSLLSSEGYQTIQSMMNTSIPQACAPPMNYHHYPPGTTTYNAPPLSVYSYLLGPPPSVMGLPPSLSGVYHPPPNTGQHQLPPPMPPGMLPPGGQNHRTWMR; from the exons ATGAACCCGCGTGTACAGCGCATGCGCACATCAGCACAGAATAACAGTACTCAGCAG CATCGCTGGTCGGTGCAAGTAAATGTAGTTTTCCTAAAGCCGGAACTACAGAATCCTCCTCTAGCTTCAGGTCCTGCTCCCCCGCAGGACGAACCGGTGCCGGACACCCTGGAGCTCCTCAGACCCCTACTGTACTGGGACCGGAAGGACCCGGCCGGCCTGGACCACATCAAACCATGCTGGTACTGGGACAAGAAGGACCTGGTCCACACTCCGTCCCAGGCTGAGGGTCTGGATCCCGCCACCGAGGCCCGGTACCGCCGAGAGGGGGCCCGGTTCATCTTCGACGCGGGGACTAGACTCGGCCT ACACTATGACACTCTGGCTACAGGCATCGTTTACTTCCATCGTTTCTACATGTTTCACTCCTTCAAACAGTTCCCCAGATAT GTAACAGGAGGATGCTGCCTCTTCCTGGCAGGTAAAGTGGAGGAGACTCCAAAGAAGTGCAAAGACATCATAAAGACGGCTCGCGGTTTGCTCAACGATGTCCAGTTCGCTCAGTTTGGAGACGATCCAAAG gaggaggtgatggtgtTGGAGCGCATTCTGCTGCAGACCATCAAGTTTGACCTGCAGGTGGAGCATCCATACCAGTTCCTGCTGCGCTATGCCAAGCAGCTCAAAG GTGATAAGAACAAGGTGCAGAAACTGGTTCAGATGGCCTGGACCTTCGTCAATGACAG TCTGTACACCATGGTGGCCCTGCAGTGGGAGCCTCAGATTATCGCTGTAGCCGTCATGTACCTGGCAGGTCGTCTCTCTAAATTCGACCTCCAGGAATGGACCTCCAAACAGACGAACCGCCGCTGGTGGGAGCAGTTTGTCCACGACGTACCTGTGGAGGTTCTAGAAG ATATCTGCCATCAGATCCTTGATTTGTACTCTCAGGCCAAGCAGCAGATTCCTGATGGAGGGATGAGTGCTGGagacacccccctccccccctccatccTGTCCCCCTCAGTCCCTCCCCCCACCAAGAAGACTTCCCCTCAGACCAGCCCTCGACCCCCCCGACCAGCACAG CCGTCTCCCAAAGAAGACAACAAAGTCATCA AGCTCACTAATCCAGAGCTGccgcctccgcctcctccacctccacctcctcctcctgtatCTATGAACACAG ATCTTAAACCCCCCTCCTCCTACCCTCCAGCCCCTGAGCCACCCTCTAAGCCACCACCCCCTCCTTTACCCCACTGCCCCCCtccgccccctccccctcctaaAGACCTGCCCCCTCCCTCCAGCTCTCTGCTGTCCAGTGAGGGTTACCAGACCATCCAGTCCATGATGAACACCTCAATACCTCAGGCCTGTGCACCACCCATGAACTATCACCACTACCCCCCGGGCACCACCACCTACAACGCCCCTCCTCTGTCAGTCTACAGCTACCTGCTGGGTCCGCCCCCCTCCGTCATGGGGCTACCTCCTAGTCTGAGCGGGGTGTACCACCCTCCTCCTAACACGGGACAACATCAGCTGCCCCCTCCTATGCCACCCGGGATGCTGCCACCCGGTGGACAGAACCACAGGACCTGGATGAGATGA